Part of the Sulfuriflexus mobilis genome is shown below.
TGGTGTGCTGCAAATCCTGGAGGCGCAGGGACGCGATGCGGAGTTCGAGATCGTCGCCGAACTTGTTCAGCGCATCAGCGGTTTTTTTTCACCCCATGGCGTTATCCATCTAAAGGATACCTAATAACAGCAAAGCCAGGGCCTTAATGTATTTCGATAACAAATAATTAAGAGTGATACGGTTCTGCATGGCGACAGTAATCGCCTCCAGAACAAGATGTCCGCCATGGGAGACCCTGTCGTCGCGGATTTCCTGTTCACGGACATCTGATAAGAGCTATCCCGTGGCAATAACGCGCTGGGCTACATCGAAAACCTGTTTGATGACCGTGCCGCCTTCAGCGGATATCGACCTCGACGAACTGTTTACTGCGCCAAATTTGCAAGAACCCTCTTACGTAACCTCTGCGTCCTGCCTGGTTTCACAGACCCGCGCATAGAAACGTCCTAATGGTGCCGACATGACCGGTATTTTCAGGGAGTACTCACATGCAAAAATCATCTTTATTCATTGTTCTGGCCACAACCTGGCTATTCATTTTCTCCGACGCCAGCCTGGCCGCCCGCGGCTATGAAGGTTATTACGACACCGTTGGCGGTACACCCTGGTTTGACGGGGCAAAGTCCACCATTGACTATCAGAACACAATTGTTGGCTCGATCGCGATTGCCGTCTGGAGTGGCATAGATAATGGCGGTACTGGTGGCATGAAATGGTTTCAGGGTGGCTGGGCCAAATGGCACAATGGTAATCCTCGGATCTATTGGGAGTTCACGGACAAGAATGGGAATTACCAGCGCGGCTATGACGTAGCCCCGGCCGCCTCGGAAACCTATGAGCAAAGCCGCAATGGGGCCAACGTCGAATGGAAACACGGTGTCACAGTTTACAAGACTGTGGCCTGGAACAAGTTCGACACCATTGAGTTTCGCAAGGTGCAGTACGGCGCGGAGATGCTCGATTCACCGAACGATCACACACCAGGTAGCGCCACCAGCAAAAACAACTGTGCCGCCTCCACCGCGCGCCGTGCCGGCGCGGCCTTCGCCTTTACCGGCCTGGCCAATCAACTCAACAGCGCGACCAACGGCCATGTCGAGACCTACCTGCCTGTGGGCAGTGGCAATTTCCGTACCTGGGACGATCGCGACTGACCCGCCCTACAACTCATCAGACCTTAAAAGGATAGTCCTATGCACAACCAACGTTGCACTACCTGGTATCTCCTGATTCTGTTGCTGGTTCTGGCCCCACTCAGCCACGCTGACAAAGTGACGCAAAACAGGGTCGGCACACTGAGTTGGGAAAGTACGCGTGTGCCGCCCACCATTTCGCTCAACGAGGCCAACCGAGCCGCCGCCAAGTATCTTGGTCTGACCGCCACATCCGATCGTAGCGCTTTCGTGCAAATCACCGATTCTACCCGCTATGGCAACGTGGCGCAGACCGTCTTCCCCGGCTGGCAACTGCATTACACCGGCATACCTGTTGCCAATAAAAACACCGGTGCATCAAGCTTGGTTAACTTGACCGTGTTGATCGACGGCAGCACCGGCCCCGATGGTCGTCCGACCAAGGCCCTGGTTGCGGCCATAACCGACATCAACCAGGCGACCTGGCTGCCGCCAATACTGCCCAAGCGGGACTATACCCAGGCCATGCAAGATGATGGCTGGCAGGTCGATCGCCTGCCGTCCACCCCGCTCAACTCGAATGCGACACAGTTGTTTGCCGCACTGTGGGCCAACAACGGCATTGATCCCGCTCAGGCCGGTCAGATATTGCTACGGCCCATGCAGGTCACTCTGGCCCTGCCGGCTAAGCGTGATAGCAGTGGTCGTTTGCAGCCCTTGCAGCCGAGCGGCATCTACTGGATCGCGCTTGTTACCGGTACCAAAACCCACATCATTACTCCCCCCGACTCGATTGTACCGAGCCCGGCAACCACCCGCGACGAGCGTTACATGACGGGCCTGGTCGCCTTGTTCAGCGACATTGGCCAGCAATCGGTGCGGGGTGTCTACCTGCCCTAGGCTGGACGCTTCAAAACATATCGCACCCCCCTAACCTGCGATGTGTCCTGTCTCCCGGGCTGCAAGGCCCGGGTTTTTTTTGCTCATCCGCAGGAGCACAACTATCTGGTTCATGCCTGGCAGGTAGTCACTTTCTATATATCTGTACGTGGCTACCAAAAATGGTCATCTTGTTTACATGGGGATTCCACTTCGTGCATTTTCTCCCCATTCAATTCTGAGAGATCACTCGCGCATTACTGCACGGGTGATCAGGCTGGCTAGGGGTCTAAGTACTAACAATGCGATAAATGCCATCGGCAAAGCAATATAAAAAGCATGCATCCAACGCTGAATGAATCCTGCATCTATACTGGTATTAACAAGTGTGATGACACCAGACATGAACAGGCTCATTAGCGCCGCCATAATCAACGAATGTATTATCTGCTCACGTGTCATGGTGCCGAGTGTTCTATAAAGCCCTGAAAGGATGCAACATAGCCTCCCTTGTTGACCGTATCCTTGCCGATTTCGGTAAAGGCGGCGTCTGGCAGGCCCTTGAAACCTAATCCCGTGGCAATGGTGTTGTATAGCTTCTGGATCGCGACCAGCGCCACGACATCCTCCACTGTCTGTTCACTCCAGCCAGCCGCAAGAACAGTTTGGATATCGTCTGGTTCGATCGAGGTGGCATCCTGATTCACCTTGAGTGCGAATACGGTTACCGGCGCGAGCATCTTGCTTCGAAGTTTGCCTGACTCAGCCCTGAGTGCACCGGTCATCCCCCTTCGAATGCCACTACAGAACTCGGAATGGTTCGCCTTACTGATTGCGGCGGCAATGGACTCGGCCTCTAACCACGTGAGTCCAGACAACCCCCGGCTCACATTGTCGAAAAACTCCACAATGGGCATGTAGCGTTTGTGATCACGCAGCAGAAGCAACAATAAATTTTGGTTGAGATCTTTGGTGTAGCTTAGATAGGACATAGTAATCCCCCCTTATGGGTCAAAATCCTGTTATTTACTCGATAAATCATGCTAACTTATGCGAATAAGCAAATAAATTAGGCAATAATGAAAGGTTTGCTTGCATGAATGCACAGGTATTGGAATGGAACGATCTACGTTTTGTCCTGGCCGTATGTCGCCAAGGCACACTGTCTGGGGCGGCCCGGGAGCTGGGCGTCAACCATTCGACGGTATTTCGACGTATCGGCGCCATCGAGGAAAAGGTCGCGATGCGCTTGTTTGAGCGGCTGCCAACCGGCTACGTCATGACGGAGGCCAGTGAGGCCATGCTGAAATCCGCCGAGATTATTGAGGCGGAAATGTTCAATCTCTCGCGCAAACTCGTCGGGGGTGACACCCGCCTGAGCGGGGCTTTACACGTCACGGCACCCGACGCGCTCGCCATAGAAATTTTGCTGCCTCATATCGTCAGCTTTTGCCGCACTTATCCTGGGATCGAACTTAACCTCTCGGTCGAAAACAGCTTTCTGGACCTCTCGCTACGGGAGGCGGATGTGGCGATTCGCTCGACCACAACACCACCAGAAACCGCGGTGGGTCGTCGCCTGTGTAACCTGGGCGCGACTATCTATGGGGCATCTCAGTATCTTGATGATCACAGCGGCGCCACGCTTGAAGAATATGCCTGGCTGATGCCGCAAAAAAACCAGGGCTGGTTCTCAGCCAATCAGTGGTTAGCACAACATCATCCTGAGGCCTCGGTCGTATTTCGCAGTAATACATTATTGGCATTGTTTGAGGCGGTAAAACAAGGTCTTGGCGTTGCACCGCTGCCATTTTTTCTCGCCGACCCAGAGGTTGGGCTCAAACGCGTTTTAGCGCCGCCGAAAGAATTTACCTCTGAACTGTGGTTGCTTACCCACCCCGACCTCAGGCGCACCGCCCGCGTTCGGGCCTTCGTAGAGTTCTTAAGAGAGGCGATTGGGCATGTACAGAACCGCATTGAGGGGTAAGCGGGCACGCATTCACAAACTACCAGGTCAGGTCATCGGGGATTTGATAGTCGGCATAGGGGTCGTCTTCATCAATGGCCTGTTCCGCATTACTGAACAGGATAATGCGCGCCGCATCGCGTTGCTGGATTTTTTTGGCAATGGCTTTGGGTACCAGTTCATATCGACTATCGATGCGGGCGATGCCTAATGTGCCCTGTGTAATGTGTTTCTTCATTTCCGCAGTGATATAAATGCGTTCAATTTTTTTCATATGCTCGAAGTTGTAGACAAGCTCGCAGTCATCACCCCGTTCTATACGGTTGGTGGTGATGAGTTGATCAATCTCTGCAGAGAGGGCCTTTTTTCGGGCTTGCTGTTCTTTTTTCTTGTTTAATTCACGATCGAGCGCGGCTTTTTCTTTTGCCGCCTGCGCGGCCTTGAGTTTGGTTTCATCGATCTCTACAGCCTTCTTTGAGCCCTGTTGTTTTTTCTTTTTATGCGCGGCATTTTTGACCTTGTTAACTTGCTGCTTGCTGACTAGGCCGGCTTTAAGTAATTGGTCCTGGAACGGGTTGCCCATGCTGTTTATCTCGTTGTTTCGGGTGTAGGTAGCCTGATAGGGGAGACCTTATCGTATTCTGACTGCCGAGCCAAATTCGCGCATGAGTACTTCTGGCTGCAGGCAGACGGTAGCACCTGCGGCGAGCTCAACGGGGCACCGCAATGGTTCAATGAAATCCTGTGCAAGGCTTTTCAGGCTTGATACTCTTTAAAGCATGAAAGCCATGATCCTTGCCGCCGGTCGCGGAGAACGCATGCGACCCCTCACCAATACCACACCCAAATCCCTGTTGCAGGTCGGCGGACAGGCCCTGATTGTGTATCACATCCTGGCCCTGCGTGAGGCCGGAATTGACGAGATCGTTATCAACCACGCCTGGCTGGGTGAACTGATCACCGACTATCTGGGCGATGGCGACCAGTATGGCGTGCAGATCCATTACTCCGATGAAAGTGGCGGGGCGCTGGAGACCGCAGGCGGCATCGTCAAGGCCTTGCCCCTGCTCGGCGAGGCGCCGTTTGTGGTGGTCAACGCGGATATCTTTACCGATTACGCCTATCAAAACCTGCCGCAACGGCCCGATGGCCTGGCCCATCTGGTCATGGTCGATAACCCGCCGCAGCACCCGGACGGTGATTTTGTCCTCAGCGCGGGTCGTCTGCGGGCCGAGGCGGGGCCGCGCCTGACCTTTAGCGGCATCGGCCTGTATGAGCCGAAACTGTTCGCGGACTGTCAGCCGGGGCCC
Proteins encoded:
- a CDS encoding DUF2798 domain-containing protein, with protein sequence MTREQIIHSLIMAALMSLFMSGVITLVNTSIDAGFIQRWMHAFYIALPMAFIALLVLRPLASLITRAVMRE
- a CDS encoding LysR family transcriptional regulator; translated protein: MNAQVLEWNDLRFVLAVCRQGTLSGAARELGVNHSTVFRRIGAIEEKVAMRLFERLPTGYVMTEASEAMLKSAEIIEAEMFNLSRKLVGGDTRLSGALHVTAPDALAIEILLPHIVSFCRTYPGIELNLSVENSFLDLSLREADVAIRSTTTPPETAVGRRLCNLGATIYGASQYLDDHSGATLEEYAWLMPQKNQGWFSANQWLAQHHPEASVVFRSNTLLALFEAVKQGLGVAPLPFFLADPEVGLKRVLAPPKEFTSELWLLTHPDLRRTARVRAFVEFLREAIGHVQNRIEG
- a CDS encoding DUF2058 domain-containing protein, with the protein product MGNPFQDQLLKAGLVSKQQVNKVKNAAHKKKKQQGSKKAVEIDETKLKAAQAAKEKAALDRELNKKKEQQARKKALSAEIDQLITTNRIERGDDCELVYNFEHMKKIERIYITAEMKKHITQGTLGIARIDSRYELVPKAIAKKIQQRDAARIILFSNAEQAIDEDDPYADYQIPDDLTW
- the murU gene encoding N-acetylmuramate alpha-1-phosphate uridylyltransferase MurU, which codes for MKAMILAAGRGERMRPLTNTTPKSLLQVGGQALIVYHILALREAGIDEIVINHAWLGELITDYLGDGDQYGVQIHYSDESGGALETAGGIVKALPLLGEAPFVVVNADIFTDYAYQNLPQRPDGLAHLVMVDNPPQHPDGDFVLSAGRLRAEAGPRLTFSGIGLYEPKLFADCQPGPLPLAPILRAAMARNEVSGEHYRGQWQDIGTPARLAELNASLGANDDG